One part of the Pieris napi chromosome 4, ilPieNapi1.2, whole genome shotgun sequence genome encodes these proteins:
- the LOC125048925 gene encoding histone deacetylase 4 isoform X10 translates to MADDPSPSQISSEMSRDNGGAEGGGGTGRSPSPPRAPPDSSFHHQIMQSHSPRKNHIAERAKQTLENSFLLQLKKQQQLQQEILLQHFQQQRQQLAEQHEQQIRHHLKLWEQQKAMEEAALREAREAREAREAREAREARDVRERGDLRKKDKLEHCATASTQVKQKLQEFLKKKQAAATANGALPGSPYRNWGIVKSSSGESMPSGAAAGAHPYRLPAPLAAPLPLTLPVPAAPDYPLRKTDCEAGSPRGSPPGAVGSSTPIREEEETGRSPEPLFSSPSLPNISLGRPLAAHCPPPAPPPALPPLCESEPYCGAAALSARLAKRPLGRTHSAPLPLGDPALHPHLPHHYLRDQIRKTVLTRAHDAAAAQLREEEGEVIDLTRKPCPVPPAAPPAPPPPPLAAAPLARALSSPLVGARQPPTGLAYDALMLKHGCSCGAHAPTHPEHGGRLQSVWARLCETGLAARTERTRARKATFDELASVHSEAHVAAFAGRGRDAKEPRGRALRLVRLACGGLGVDADTPWSEAHTPAAARLAAGALLDLALRTARNELRNGFAVVRPPGHHAEPDQAMGFCFFNNVAIAARQLRMRLGLRRVLVVDWDVHHGNGTQQAFYEDPGVLYVSLHRHDDGNFFPGTGAADECGAGAGLGFTVNVPWPGRPPLADAEYLAAFRTVVMPVAKEYDPEIVLVSCGFDAAAGHPAPMGGYSVTAACFAHMTRELMQLANGKVVLSLEGGYDLPAMCDCAQECVRALLGERIAAPPLSELARTPAPHAVAALRAVAAAQAAHWPAVARSLPLAALSALEAAPAVAGARLGSLQTERDAADTAAAMATLSMHQPAPAAPSRSGSSRSASEEPMEQDDAK, encoded by the exons AGTCACAGTCCCAGAAAGAACCATATCGCGGAGAGGGCCAAACAGACATTAGAGAATAGTTTCCTGTTGCAA TTGAAGAAGCAGCAACAGTTACAGCAAGAGATATTGTTGCAGCACTTCCAGCAGCAACGGCAGCAGCTAGCCGAGCAGCACGAGCAGCAGATCAGGCATCATTTAAAG TTATGGGAGCAACAGAAGGCGATGGAGGAGGCGGCTTTGCGCGAGGCGAGGGAGGCCAGAGAGGCCAGGGAGGCGAGGGAAGCGAGGGAAGCGCGTGACGTTCGCGAGAGAGGGGATCTGCGCAAGAAGGACAAGCTCGAACATTGCGCCACCGCCTCCACGCAGGTCAAGCAAAAGCTGCAG GAGTTTCTGAAGAAGAAACAGGCGGCCGCCACAGCCAACGGCGCGTTGCCCGGCTCGCCCTATAGGAATTG GGGCATCGTGAAGTCGTCGTCGGGCGAGTCGATGCCGTCGGGCGCCGCGGCGGGGGCGCACCCATACCGTCTGCCCGCCCCGCTGGCCGCTCCGCTGCCGCTCACGCTTCCCGTGCCCGCCGCGCCCGACTACCCGCTCAGAAAAACCG ACTGCGAAGCGGGGTCGCCGCGAGGCTCGCCGCCGGGCGCCGTGGGCAGCAGCACGCCCATCCGCGAAGAGGAGGAGACGGGTCGCTCGCCCGAGCCGCTCTTCTCGTCGCCGTCGCTGCCCAACATCTCGTTGGGGCGGCCCCTGGCGGCGCACTGCCCCCCGCCAGCGCCGCCGCCCGCGCTGCCGCCTCTCTGCGAATCGGAACCCTACTGCGGCGCCGCGGCTCTGAGCGCGCGCCTGGCCAAGAGGCCCCTGGGGCGCACGCACTCGGCGCCTCTACCCCTCGGAGACCCCGCGCTGCACCCTCATCTGCCGCACCACTATTTGCGCGACCAAATCAGGAAGACG GTGTTGACTCGCGCGCACGACGCGGCCGCCGCTCAACTGCGAGAGGAGGAGGGCGAGGTGATCGATCTCACGAGGAAGCCCTGCCCCGTCCCTCCGGCCGCGCCTCCCGCGCCGCCGCCGCCGCCCCTCGCCGCCGCGCCCCTCGCTCGCGCCCTCTCTTCGCCGCTGGTGGGGGCGCGGCAGCCGCCCACGGGGCTCGCCTACGACGCCCTCATGCTCAAGCACGGCTGCTCGTGCGGCGCCCACGCGCCCACGCACCCCGAGCACGGCGGCCGCCTGCAGTCCGTTTGGGCGCGCCTCTGCGAGACGGGCCTCGCGGCGCGAACGGAGCGCACGCGCGCGCGCAAGGCGACGTTCGACGAGCTCGCGAGCGTGCATTCGGAGGCGCACGTGGCGGCCTTCGCCGGCCGAGGCCGCGACGCCAAAGAGCCGCGCGGGCGCGCGCTGCGGCTCGTGCGCCTCGCGTGCGGCGGCCTCGGCGTGGACGCCGACACGCCCTGGAGCGAGGCGCACACGCCGGCCGCCGCTCGGCTCGCCGCCGGCGCGCTGCTGGACCTGGCGCTGCGCACGGCGCGCAACGAGCTACGCAACGGGTTCGCCGTCGTGCGGCCGCCGGGCCACCACGCCGAGCCCGACCAGGCGATGggcttctgcttcttcaacaACGTGGCGATCGCGGCGCGCCAGCTGCGGATGCGGCTCGGGCTGCGGCGCGTGCTCGTCGTCGACTGGGACGTGCATCACGGCAACGGCACGCAGCAGGCCTTCTACGAGGACCCGGGCGTGCTCTACGTGTCGCTGCACCGCCACGACGACGGCAACTTCTTCCCGGGCACGGGCGCCGCCGACGAGTGCGGCGCCGGCGCCGGCCTCGGCTTCACGGTGAACGTGCCGTGGCCGGGTCGGCCGCCGCTGGCCGACGCCGAGTACCTGGCCGCCTTCCGGACGGTCGTCATGCCCGTCGCCAAGGAGTACGACCCGGAGATCGTGCTCGTGTCGTGCGGCTTCGACGCGGCCGCCGGCCACCCGGCGCCCATGGGCGGCTACAGCGTGACGGCCGCGTGCTTCGCGCACATGACGCGCGAGCTGATGCAGCTGGCCAACGGCAAGGTGGTGCTGTCGCTCGAGGGCGGCTACGACCTGCCCGCCATGTGCGACTGCGCCCAGGAGTGCGTGCGCGCGCTGCTCGGCGAGCGCATCGCCGCGCCGCCGCTGAGCGAGCTGGCGCGGACGCCGGCGCCCCACGCCGTCGCGGCGCTGCGGGCCGTGGCGGCGGCGCAGGCGGCGCACTGGCCCGCGGTCGCGCGCTCGCTGCCCCTGGCCGCGCTGAGCGCGCTCGAGGCGGCGCCGGCCGTGGCGGGCGCGCGTCTCGGTTCGCTTCAGACCGAGAGGGACGCGGCGGACACGGCGGCCGCCATGGCGACGCTGTCCATGCACCAGCCGGCGCCGGCGGCGCCGAGCCGTTCCGGGAGCTCCCGCTCGGCGTCCGAGGAGCCGATGGAGCAGGACGACGCCAAGTGA
- the LOC125048925 gene encoding histone deacetylase 7 isoform X9 → MYVINLEMSRDNGGAEGGGGTGRSPSPPRAPPDSSFHHQIMQHFQQQRQQLAEQHEQQIRHHLKLWEQQKAMEEAALREAREAREAREAREAREARDVRERGDLRKKDKLEHCATASTQVKQKLQEFLKKKQAAATANGALPGSPYRNWGIVKSSSGESMPSGAAAGAHPYRLPAPLAAPLPLTLPVPAAPDYPLRKTASEPNMLKVRLKARVIERRASPLARRPLKTRPKPRSEYGAPLSSACVARGSRLFFRADCEAGSPRGSPPGAVGSSTPIREEEETGRSPEPLFSSPSLPNISLGRPLAAHCPPPAPPPALPPLCESEPYCGAAALSARLAKRPLGRTHSAPLPLGDPALHPHLPHHYLRDQIRKTVLTRAHDAAAAQLREEEGEVIDLTRKPCPVPPAAPPAPPPPPLAAAPLARALSSPLVGARQPPTGLAYDALMLKHGCSCGAHAPTHPEHGGRLQSVWARLCETGLAARTERTRARKATFDELASVHSEAHVAAFAGRGRDAKEPRGRALRLVRLACGGLGVDADTPWSEAHTPAAARLAAGALLDLALRTARNELRNGFAVVRPPGHHAEPDQAMGFCFFNNVAIAARQLRMRLGLRRVLVVDWDVHHGNGTQQAFYEDPGVLYVSLHRHDDGNFFPGTGAADECGAGAGLGFTVNVPWPGRPPLADAEYLAAFRTVVMPVAKEYDPEIVLVSCGFDAAAGHPAPMGGYSVTAACFAHMTRELMQLANGKVVLSLEGGYDLPAMCDCAQECVRALLGERIAAPPLSELARTPAPHAVAALRAVAAAQAAHWPAVARSLPLAALSALEAAPAVAGARLGSLQTERDAADTAAAMATLSMHQPAPAAPSRSGSSRSASEEPMEQDDAK, encoded by the exons CACTTCCAGCAGCAACGGCAGCAGCTAGCCGAGCAGCACGAGCAGCAGATCAGGCATCATTTAAAG TTATGGGAGCAACAGAAGGCGATGGAGGAGGCGGCTTTGCGCGAGGCGAGGGAGGCCAGAGAGGCCAGGGAGGCGAGGGAAGCGAGGGAAGCGCGTGACGTTCGCGAGAGAGGGGATCTGCGCAAGAAGGACAAGCTCGAACATTGCGCCACCGCCTCCACGCAGGTCAAGCAAAAGCTGCAG GAGTTTCTGAAGAAGAAACAGGCGGCCGCCACAGCCAACGGCGCGTTGCCCGGCTCGCCCTATAGGAATTG GGGCATCGTGAAGTCGTCGTCGGGCGAGTCGATGCCGTCGGGCGCCGCGGCGGGGGCGCACCCATACCGTCTGCCCGCCCCGCTGGCCGCTCCGCTGCCGCTCACGCTTCCCGTGCCCGCCGCGCCCGACTACCCGCTCAGAAAAACCG CGTCGGAGCCCAACATGCTGAAGGTGCGGCTGAAGGCGAGGGTCATCGAGCGTCGAGCGTCGCCGCTGGCCCGCCGCCCCCTCAAGACGCGCCCGAAGCCTCGCAGTGAGTACGGAGCCCCGCTTTCGTCCGCGTGTGTCGCTCGTGGCTCACGACTGTTCTTTCGCGCAGACTGCGAAGCGGGGTCGCCGCGAGGCTCGCCGCCGGGCGCCGTGGGCAGCAGCACGCCCATCCGCGAAGAGGAGGAGACGGGTCGCTCGCCCGAGCCGCTCTTCTCGTCGCCGTCGCTGCCCAACATCTCGTTGGGGCGGCCCCTGGCGGCGCACTGCCCCCCGCCAGCGCCGCCGCCCGCGCTGCCGCCTCTCTGCGAATCGGAACCCTACTGCGGCGCCGCGGCTCTGAGCGCGCGCCTGGCCAAGAGGCCCCTGGGGCGCACGCACTCGGCGCCTCTACCCCTCGGAGACCCCGCGCTGCACCCTCATCTGCCGCACCACTATTTGCGCGACCAAATCAGGAAGACG GTGTTGACTCGCGCGCACGACGCGGCCGCCGCTCAACTGCGAGAGGAGGAGGGCGAGGTGATCGATCTCACGAGGAAGCCCTGCCCCGTCCCTCCGGCCGCGCCTCCCGCGCCGCCGCCGCCGCCCCTCGCCGCCGCGCCCCTCGCTCGCGCCCTCTCTTCGCCGCTGGTGGGGGCGCGGCAGCCGCCCACGGGGCTCGCCTACGACGCCCTCATGCTCAAGCACGGCTGCTCGTGCGGCGCCCACGCGCCCACGCACCCCGAGCACGGCGGCCGCCTGCAGTCCGTTTGGGCGCGCCTCTGCGAGACGGGCCTCGCGGCGCGAACGGAGCGCACGCGCGCGCGCAAGGCGACGTTCGACGAGCTCGCGAGCGTGCATTCGGAGGCGCACGTGGCGGCCTTCGCCGGCCGAGGCCGCGACGCCAAAGAGCCGCGCGGGCGCGCGCTGCGGCTCGTGCGCCTCGCGTGCGGCGGCCTCGGCGTGGACGCCGACACGCCCTGGAGCGAGGCGCACACGCCGGCCGCCGCTCGGCTCGCCGCCGGCGCGCTGCTGGACCTGGCGCTGCGCACGGCGCGCAACGAGCTACGCAACGGGTTCGCCGTCGTGCGGCCGCCGGGCCACCACGCCGAGCCCGACCAGGCGATGggcttctgcttcttcaacaACGTGGCGATCGCGGCGCGCCAGCTGCGGATGCGGCTCGGGCTGCGGCGCGTGCTCGTCGTCGACTGGGACGTGCATCACGGCAACGGCACGCAGCAGGCCTTCTACGAGGACCCGGGCGTGCTCTACGTGTCGCTGCACCGCCACGACGACGGCAACTTCTTCCCGGGCACGGGCGCCGCCGACGAGTGCGGCGCCGGCGCCGGCCTCGGCTTCACGGTGAACGTGCCGTGGCCGGGTCGGCCGCCGCTGGCCGACGCCGAGTACCTGGCCGCCTTCCGGACGGTCGTCATGCCCGTCGCCAAGGAGTACGACCCGGAGATCGTGCTCGTGTCGTGCGGCTTCGACGCGGCCGCCGGCCACCCGGCGCCCATGGGCGGCTACAGCGTGACGGCCGCGTGCTTCGCGCACATGACGCGCGAGCTGATGCAGCTGGCCAACGGCAAGGTGGTGCTGTCGCTCGAGGGCGGCTACGACCTGCCCGCCATGTGCGACTGCGCCCAGGAGTGCGTGCGCGCGCTGCTCGGCGAGCGCATCGCCGCGCCGCCGCTGAGCGAGCTGGCGCGGACGCCGGCGCCCCACGCCGTCGCGGCGCTGCGGGCCGTGGCGGCGGCGCAGGCGGCGCACTGGCCCGCGGTCGCGCGCTCGCTGCCCCTGGCCGCGCTGAGCGCGCTCGAGGCGGCGCCGGCCGTGGCGGGCGCGCGTCTCGGTTCGCTTCAGACCGAGAGGGACGCGGCGGACACGGCGGCCGCCATGGCGACGCTGTCCATGCACCAGCCGGCGCCGGCGGCGCCGAGCCGTTCCGGGAGCTCCCGCTCGGCGTCCGAGGAGCCGATGGAGCAGGACGACGCCAAGTGA
- the LOC125048925 gene encoding histone deacetylase 5 isoform X5: MADDPSPSQISSEMSRDNGGAEGGGGTGRSPSPPRAPPDSSFHHQIMQSHSPRKNHIAERAKQTLENSFLLQLKKQQQLQQEILLQHFQQQRQQLAEQHEQQIRHHLKLWEQQKAMEEAALREAREAREAREAREAREARDVRERGDLRKKDKLEHCATASTQVKQKLQEFLKKKQAAATANGALPGSPYRNWGIVKSSSGESMPSGAAAGAHPYRLPAPLAAPLPLTLPVPAAPDYPLRKTASEPNMLKVRLKARVIERRASPLARRPLKTRPKPRNCEAGSPRGSPPGAVGSSTPIREEEETGRSPEPLFSSPSLPNISLGRPLAAHCPPPAPPPALPPLCESEPYCGAAALSARLAKRPLGRTHSAPLPLGDPALHPHLPHHYLRDQIRKTVLTRAHDAAAAQLREEEGEVIDLTRKPCPVPPAAPPAPPPPPLAAAPLARALSSPLVGARQPPTGLAYDALMLKHGCSCGAHAPTHPEHGGRLQSVWARLCETGLAARTERTRARKATFDELASVHSEAHVAAFAGRGRDAKEPRGRALRLVRLACGGLGVDADTPWSEAHTPAAARLAAGALLDLALRTARNELRNGFAVVRPPGHHAEPDQAMGFCFFNNVAIAARQLRMRLGLRRVLVVDWDVHHGNGTQQAFYEDPGVLYVSLHRHDDGNFFPGTGAADECGAGAGLGFTVNVPWPGRPPLADAEYLAAFRTVVMPVAKEYDPEIVLVSCGFDAAAGHPAPMGGYSVTAACFAHMTRELMQLANGKVVLSLEGGYDLPAMCDCAQECVRALLGERIAAPPLSELARTPAPHAVAALRAVAAAQAAHWPAVARSLPLAALSALEAAPAVAGARLGSLQTERDAADTAAAMATLSMHQPAPAAPSRSGSSRSASEEPMEQDDAK, translated from the exons AGTCACAGTCCCAGAAAGAACCATATCGCGGAGAGGGCCAAACAGACATTAGAGAATAGTTTCCTGTTGCAA TTGAAGAAGCAGCAACAGTTACAGCAAGAGATATTGTTGCAGCACTTCCAGCAGCAACGGCAGCAGCTAGCCGAGCAGCACGAGCAGCAGATCAGGCATCATTTAAAG TTATGGGAGCAACAGAAGGCGATGGAGGAGGCGGCTTTGCGCGAGGCGAGGGAGGCCAGAGAGGCCAGGGAGGCGAGGGAAGCGAGGGAAGCGCGTGACGTTCGCGAGAGAGGGGATCTGCGCAAGAAGGACAAGCTCGAACATTGCGCCACCGCCTCCACGCAGGTCAAGCAAAAGCTGCAG GAGTTTCTGAAGAAGAAACAGGCGGCCGCCACAGCCAACGGCGCGTTGCCCGGCTCGCCCTATAGGAATTG GGGCATCGTGAAGTCGTCGTCGGGCGAGTCGATGCCGTCGGGCGCCGCGGCGGGGGCGCACCCATACCGTCTGCCCGCCCCGCTGGCCGCTCCGCTGCCGCTCACGCTTCCCGTGCCCGCCGCGCCCGACTACCCGCTCAGAAAAACCG CGTCGGAGCCCAACATGCTGAAGGTGCGGCTGAAGGCGAGGGTCATCGAGCGTCGAGCGTCGCCGCTGGCCCGCCGCCCCCTCAAGACGCGCCCGAAGCCTCGCA ACTGCGAAGCGGGGTCGCCGCGAGGCTCGCCGCCGGGCGCCGTGGGCAGCAGCACGCCCATCCGCGAAGAGGAGGAGACGGGTCGCTCGCCCGAGCCGCTCTTCTCGTCGCCGTCGCTGCCCAACATCTCGTTGGGGCGGCCCCTGGCGGCGCACTGCCCCCCGCCAGCGCCGCCGCCCGCGCTGCCGCCTCTCTGCGAATCGGAACCCTACTGCGGCGCCGCGGCTCTGAGCGCGCGCCTGGCCAAGAGGCCCCTGGGGCGCACGCACTCGGCGCCTCTACCCCTCGGAGACCCCGCGCTGCACCCTCATCTGCCGCACCACTATTTGCGCGACCAAATCAGGAAGACG GTGTTGACTCGCGCGCACGACGCGGCCGCCGCTCAACTGCGAGAGGAGGAGGGCGAGGTGATCGATCTCACGAGGAAGCCCTGCCCCGTCCCTCCGGCCGCGCCTCCCGCGCCGCCGCCGCCGCCCCTCGCCGCCGCGCCCCTCGCTCGCGCCCTCTCTTCGCCGCTGGTGGGGGCGCGGCAGCCGCCCACGGGGCTCGCCTACGACGCCCTCATGCTCAAGCACGGCTGCTCGTGCGGCGCCCACGCGCCCACGCACCCCGAGCACGGCGGCCGCCTGCAGTCCGTTTGGGCGCGCCTCTGCGAGACGGGCCTCGCGGCGCGAACGGAGCGCACGCGCGCGCGCAAGGCGACGTTCGACGAGCTCGCGAGCGTGCATTCGGAGGCGCACGTGGCGGCCTTCGCCGGCCGAGGCCGCGACGCCAAAGAGCCGCGCGGGCGCGCGCTGCGGCTCGTGCGCCTCGCGTGCGGCGGCCTCGGCGTGGACGCCGACACGCCCTGGAGCGAGGCGCACACGCCGGCCGCCGCTCGGCTCGCCGCCGGCGCGCTGCTGGACCTGGCGCTGCGCACGGCGCGCAACGAGCTACGCAACGGGTTCGCCGTCGTGCGGCCGCCGGGCCACCACGCCGAGCCCGACCAGGCGATGggcttctgcttcttcaacaACGTGGCGATCGCGGCGCGCCAGCTGCGGATGCGGCTCGGGCTGCGGCGCGTGCTCGTCGTCGACTGGGACGTGCATCACGGCAACGGCACGCAGCAGGCCTTCTACGAGGACCCGGGCGTGCTCTACGTGTCGCTGCACCGCCACGACGACGGCAACTTCTTCCCGGGCACGGGCGCCGCCGACGAGTGCGGCGCCGGCGCCGGCCTCGGCTTCACGGTGAACGTGCCGTGGCCGGGTCGGCCGCCGCTGGCCGACGCCGAGTACCTGGCCGCCTTCCGGACGGTCGTCATGCCCGTCGCCAAGGAGTACGACCCGGAGATCGTGCTCGTGTCGTGCGGCTTCGACGCGGCCGCCGGCCACCCGGCGCCCATGGGCGGCTACAGCGTGACGGCCGCGTGCTTCGCGCACATGACGCGCGAGCTGATGCAGCTGGCCAACGGCAAGGTGGTGCTGTCGCTCGAGGGCGGCTACGACCTGCCCGCCATGTGCGACTGCGCCCAGGAGTGCGTGCGCGCGCTGCTCGGCGAGCGCATCGCCGCGCCGCCGCTGAGCGAGCTGGCGCGGACGCCGGCGCCCCACGCCGTCGCGGCGCTGCGGGCCGTGGCGGCGGCGCAGGCGGCGCACTGGCCCGCGGTCGCGCGCTCGCTGCCCCTGGCCGCGCTGAGCGCGCTCGAGGCGGCGCCGGCCGTGGCGGGCGCGCGTCTCGGTTCGCTTCAGACCGAGAGGGACGCGGCGGACACGGCGGCCGCCATGGCGACGCTGTCCATGCACCAGCCGGCGCCGGCGGCGCCGAGCCGTTCCGGGAGCTCCCGCTCGGCGTCCGAGGAGCCGATGGAGCAGGACGACGCCAAGTGA
- the LOC125048925 gene encoding histone deacetylase 7 isoform X11 has protein sequence MMLWEQQKAMEEAALREAREAREAREAREAREARDVRERGDLRKKDKLEHCATASTQVKQKLQEFLKKKQAAATANGALPGSPYRNWGIVKSSSGESMPSGAAAGAHPYRLPAPLAAPLPLTLPVPAAPDYPLRKTASEPNMLKVRLKARVIERRASPLARRPLKTRPKPRSEYGAPLSSACVARGSRLFFRADCEAGSPRGSPPGAVGSSTPIREEEETGRSPEPLFSSPSLPNISLGRPLAAHCPPPAPPPALPPLCESEPYCGAAALSARLAKRPLGRTHSAPLPLGDPALHPHLPHHYLRDQIRKTVLTRAHDAAAAQLREEEGEVIDLTRKPCPVPPAAPPAPPPPPLAAAPLARALSSPLVGARQPPTGLAYDALMLKHGCSCGAHAPTHPEHGGRLQSVWARLCETGLAARTERTRARKATFDELASVHSEAHVAAFAGRGRDAKEPRGRALRLVRLACGGLGVDADTPWSEAHTPAAARLAAGALLDLALRTARNELRNGFAVVRPPGHHAEPDQAMGFCFFNNVAIAARQLRMRLGLRRVLVVDWDVHHGNGTQQAFYEDPGVLYVSLHRHDDGNFFPGTGAADECGAGAGLGFTVNVPWPGRPPLADAEYLAAFRTVVMPVAKEYDPEIVLVSCGFDAAAGHPAPMGGYSVTAACFAHMTRELMQLANGKVVLSLEGGYDLPAMCDCAQECVRALLGERIAAPPLSELARTPAPHAVAALRAVAAAQAAHWPAVARSLPLAALSALEAAPAVAGARLGSLQTERDAADTAAAMATLSMHQPAPAAPSRSGSSRSASEEPMEQDDAK, from the exons ATGATG TTATGGGAGCAACAGAAGGCGATGGAGGAGGCGGCTTTGCGCGAGGCGAGGGAGGCCAGAGAGGCCAGGGAGGCGAGGGAAGCGAGGGAAGCGCGTGACGTTCGCGAGAGAGGGGATCTGCGCAAGAAGGACAAGCTCGAACATTGCGCCACCGCCTCCACGCAGGTCAAGCAAAAGCTGCAG GAGTTTCTGAAGAAGAAACAGGCGGCCGCCACAGCCAACGGCGCGTTGCCCGGCTCGCCCTATAGGAATTG GGGCATCGTGAAGTCGTCGTCGGGCGAGTCGATGCCGTCGGGCGCCGCGGCGGGGGCGCACCCATACCGTCTGCCCGCCCCGCTGGCCGCTCCGCTGCCGCTCACGCTTCCCGTGCCCGCCGCGCCCGACTACCCGCTCAGAAAAACCG CGTCGGAGCCCAACATGCTGAAGGTGCGGCTGAAGGCGAGGGTCATCGAGCGTCGAGCGTCGCCGCTGGCCCGCCGCCCCCTCAAGACGCGCCCGAAGCCTCGCAGTGAGTACGGAGCCCCGCTTTCGTCCGCGTGTGTCGCTCGTGGCTCACGACTGTTCTTTCGCGCAGACTGCGAAGCGGGGTCGCCGCGAGGCTCGCCGCCGGGCGCCGTGGGCAGCAGCACGCCCATCCGCGAAGAGGAGGAGACGGGTCGCTCGCCCGAGCCGCTCTTCTCGTCGCCGTCGCTGCCCAACATCTCGTTGGGGCGGCCCCTGGCGGCGCACTGCCCCCCGCCAGCGCCGCCGCCCGCGCTGCCGCCTCTCTGCGAATCGGAACCCTACTGCGGCGCCGCGGCTCTGAGCGCGCGCCTGGCCAAGAGGCCCCTGGGGCGCACGCACTCGGCGCCTCTACCCCTCGGAGACCCCGCGCTGCACCCTCATCTGCCGCACCACTATTTGCGCGACCAAATCAGGAAGACG GTGTTGACTCGCGCGCACGACGCGGCCGCCGCTCAACTGCGAGAGGAGGAGGGCGAGGTGATCGATCTCACGAGGAAGCCCTGCCCCGTCCCTCCGGCCGCGCCTCCCGCGCCGCCGCCGCCGCCCCTCGCCGCCGCGCCCCTCGCTCGCGCCCTCTCTTCGCCGCTGGTGGGGGCGCGGCAGCCGCCCACGGGGCTCGCCTACGACGCCCTCATGCTCAAGCACGGCTGCTCGTGCGGCGCCCACGCGCCCACGCACCCCGAGCACGGCGGCCGCCTGCAGTCCGTTTGGGCGCGCCTCTGCGAGACGGGCCTCGCGGCGCGAACGGAGCGCACGCGCGCGCGCAAGGCGACGTTCGACGAGCTCGCGAGCGTGCATTCGGAGGCGCACGTGGCGGCCTTCGCCGGCCGAGGCCGCGACGCCAAAGAGCCGCGCGGGCGCGCGCTGCGGCTCGTGCGCCTCGCGTGCGGCGGCCTCGGCGTGGACGCCGACACGCCCTGGAGCGAGGCGCACACGCCGGCCGCCGCTCGGCTCGCCGCCGGCGCGCTGCTGGACCTGGCGCTGCGCACGGCGCGCAACGAGCTACGCAACGGGTTCGCCGTCGTGCGGCCGCCGGGCCACCACGCCGAGCCCGACCAGGCGATGggcttctgcttcttcaacaACGTGGCGATCGCGGCGCGCCAGCTGCGGATGCGGCTCGGGCTGCGGCGCGTGCTCGTCGTCGACTGGGACGTGCATCACGGCAACGGCACGCAGCAGGCCTTCTACGAGGACCCGGGCGTGCTCTACGTGTCGCTGCACCGCCACGACGACGGCAACTTCTTCCCGGGCACGGGCGCCGCCGACGAGTGCGGCGCCGGCGCCGGCCTCGGCTTCACGGTGAACGTGCCGTGGCCGGGTCGGCCGCCGCTGGCCGACGCCGAGTACCTGGCCGCCTTCCGGACGGTCGTCATGCCCGTCGCCAAGGAGTACGACCCGGAGATCGTGCTCGTGTCGTGCGGCTTCGACGCGGCCGCCGGCCACCCGGCGCCCATGGGCGGCTACAGCGTGACGGCCGCGTGCTTCGCGCACATGACGCGCGAGCTGATGCAGCTGGCCAACGGCAAGGTGGTGCTGTCGCTCGAGGGCGGCTACGACCTGCCCGCCATGTGCGACTGCGCCCAGGAGTGCGTGCGCGCGCTGCTCGGCGAGCGCATCGCCGCGCCGCCGCTGAGCGAGCTGGCGCGGACGCCGGCGCCCCACGCCGTCGCGGCGCTGCGGGCCGTGGCGGCGGCGCAGGCGGCGCACTGGCCCGCGGTCGCGCGCTCGCTGCCCCTGGCCGCGCTGAGCGCGCTCGAGGCGGCGCCGGCCGTGGCGGGCGCGCGTCTCGGTTCGCTTCAGACCGAGAGGGACGCGGCGGACACGGCGGCCGCCATGGCGACGCTGTCCATGCACCAGCCGGCGCCGGCGGCGCCGAGCCGTTCCGGGAGCTCCCGCTCGGCGTCCGAGGAGCCGATGGAGCAGGACGACGCCAAGTGA